From the genome of Brassica oleracea var. oleracea cultivar TO1000 chromosome C4, BOL, whole genome shotgun sequence:
ATTTTGGTGGTGGGTAAATGTTTATAATCTTTGTGTTAAAGGCAATTGTTATAAATCACCCGTTAATTTTACTCGACAACTATGTTCAAATGTACAGATTACTTTTACCATCAGTTGTTATGAGTTGAGTGACTTGAGTCAGTAATGCTCACTACATCTACAGTTGGTTCATACCATTTTTGTAACAATTTTTTATTCACAAATACTCTCAAGACTTAGAACTAGTACTACTGAATTGAAACTCAACATTGTCTAGGTACTACAAAAAAATCTCATTACCGTACTTGAAAATCTATGATGAATAATTAATTTCCAAACAGCGATGATCCTAAATTCTCAGCCGGAAAAGAATATCCTTAAAATGTGGTCACGTGGAAAAGCTGATTTTAGGTCACACTAGTGGCTTTGATGAGAAAACAAAATAATTGGAGTCGGTGGGGTTCATATTCATGATAGCAAATATATTTAATAATTATGATTATTTACTATAGAGCTGCTAGTAAAACCATGATTAGTCCACCCACCACATGGACGTTGTACCAAATCCTTTGTTCTTATAGTTTTCTCTTTAGTTTTATTACTTAAAATTTCAGTTGTTGGCTCTAGTCTCAAGATTTATCATTTATGTAAGTCTTCTGAGCATAGTTTGGATCCTTTGAGCCAGTTTCACATCGGAGAAAATAATAGTAACTTTTATCCTTTAAAAAAATTGTATAGTTCGAGACAAATAGCGTTTATAAATAGAGAAACTGATACGCTTGGCTTCACACACAATAATTTATAAAATGAACTTATCGTTTGGCATTAATTATCTTCGATTTAACGCAAATAGATTATGACTTACACGATCCATTGTGATTACTTACTAATTTACTATGGTGCGGGTACTGATAAAATAATAAGTAAACCTAAGATATAGATTACTCCAAAATCAAATGGCTATCGTTGAAAGCATATATTAGGGTTGGACGAGCATTTCTTTCGTATGTTTTTTTTTTGTCCTAGGGCCCATGCAAACAACTTAGATTTTCAAATACTTTATTGGTTTGACTTAGTTATTAGTTTTATACTTTTATCTAACATGCCTCTTATTTAGTTTTAATATTTAAGGATTACCGTCTACTCCAAGTTTCCAACCCTATTTAACCGAAATCATTTGGTTTTGAGGATATACAGTGTATGTAGTTTAAAACTGTACTAAACCGTTACTCTTTAGTTTCCTAATTTGAATAAATAGTTAAAACGGATTCTAAAATACTATAGTCTGGCCCAGCTATAGTTTTGTTGTTGTCGTCGTCCTCAAGGATCCTCAGCTTTAAATATTTTGTATTTATACTGCTATTATGAGTATTCATGAACACTCAAATGTTTGTTATGGGTTTCATCTATAACCTATTGTCTATGTTTGCCGGAACAACTAATTATTCATAACCTAAAAATAAGATTAGTATAAGTAAATAATGAGTATCTCGTTCCACGGATTTGCAGCTTGCCTTTTAGCTGTCAACTTTTTCTCTATATCATGCTTTACCTATTGGCCTCTAGGTCCTCTACTACCACAAAGTTCGATTTATGTATAGTACTAAAAAGGCATGGGTAAAAATTTAAAGCCAAAAAAAAAAATCTCTTATTGCATGGTTTGAAATACTATATATAAAGATGTATTTTATTTTTATAAAGAATAGTCATAGGTCCATGTCGGATATGTATTATTAATACATGCTTAAAAACTTTTAGTGGTCAAACGGAACACCGAATACGATTCCACATTCAAACAAAATGTGTTCTCTAATTCCACATTCAAACAAAATGTGTTCTCTAATCAAAGTCTAAGATGAGGAATAAAACATGGACAAAATCACTTGCCACAAAACGCTTGGTTGATTTTATTACAAAACCTATATGATAAGATTTCTTCATCTCCCCAAGTTGACCATATCTTTATAAGAACTCATCTCCGTGTAAACATTAATTTGTCACGCCTCATCAACAACTAGTTGTAACATTGAAAACTCCACAGAAAAAAATGAGGTTAGGAAAGGTGAGAATACTGTACGATTAATAGATTCGATCTAACAAATAAAAAATTAAAAAATAAGCATAGTGGACGTTTTAGATTTTTTTCGTAAAATAATAACGATCATCTGCAAGATTCTCCTTTATTCATTATTTTATTAAACTTTTGAATTCGATTTTGTTCTAATACAAGACAAAATAAAATGTTAATAATTCCGTCGGTTCATTCATTAAAAATAAAGTAAAAAAATACATATATTTACACGTGGCGAATAACTATTAGTACACGTCAGTAAGGTGAAAGTGAGAGAAAAAAACATCGACGTTGAAACCAAACCGGTAAAAAAGACATAACACCACCATGTCTGTTGTTATTGTTAGCTTCGGTCCTACACAGCCAAACAGAGAGAAGAAGCACTAGTAGAAAGAAGAAGAAGAAGATCAGAGACTTAATCCTAACTCTAGATTAATCATAAGAGAACATGCGAGAGACTTGAAGCTTAACATCAATGTGTTCTACTCTGTTCTCAATCACGTGACTTTGCAACTTTCTTCTCTTCTCTCTCTCTCTCTCTCCGCCGTGTCTCGCGTTAAGAACTCTCGTGACGGTAGTCCATGGCGGTGGATGTTGAATCTGTGCTTCAGTTTCTCCGACGTAACGGCTTAACGGAGGCTGAGTCTGCTCTGAGAGACGATATCAACGAGAAGAACCAGCTCGCTTCTTTCGACTTCGAGAAGTTTCTCTTTCCGATTCCCCCGCCGATCAGAACCACCGTAGAAGATTCCGGCGATAACGGGTCGAAGTCTTCTTCTTCCGACGACGAGTTTGTCAGCTTGGACTCTTCCACTTCCGGCTTCTGCTCTTCTTCCGGTAAGTTTGACCAAATCTTGATTCGAAACCTGCTCCGTTTCTTGATTCTTGATTCTTGATCTGATTGCAACACGTGGAAGCTCAAATGCAGGTTTTGTGAATCCGTATGGAGATGGTTCATCATCATCATCTGAATCACAGTCTCAGTTTGGTACGGCTCGTACTTACCCTGAGTGGAGTGAGTTTTACTCCCAGACCAACAACAAGGAAGAGACAGAAGATGAAGAAGAAGAAGAAGAAGAGTTCATGTCTCCTGCGTTTAGAGAATCTGATTTCTTCATCTGCCTTGCAACTACACAGGATAAGTTCATCACTGATAACCAATTCGAGAACAAGCTTGGCGTCTACGATACATCAGAAGGATCTCAGACTGAAACAAGTCTTGATTACTTAGATAAGTCTTTTCTTATTAAGAATCTTGAGGATGACTACATTGGTTTGGATGATAAAACCGCTCAACTCGAAGAAGAAGAAGATGCAAAAGACAATGATGATTTGAAGGCCGGTGATCAAGTGGATGTAATAGATGAAGAGGTTAATGTTGTTCATGATCTTGAAGAAGAGGAGTATGAAGTGTTTGATCTTAGAATCATTCACTGGAAAAATAGGTATGATGATACTTTCTTTGAAGTGGTGTAATGTGATGGAATCAGGACAGGTCATTGGCCTATGGCCTGAAAAATTTATATATATATAGGCTTCCAAATTTATAAAAAAAAAAAATTTATATAAACCTGTACGAAATTTTTATAGACTCAAAATCTCAAGACCGGTCCTGAAACGAAATGTGTAATGGTATGTTGTGGTGTTGTTTACAGGACGGGGTTCGAAGAGAACAAGGATCTACCGATTGTGCTGAACTCAGTGATTGGAGGAAGGTACTACATTACTGAATACATTGGCTCAGCTGCATTTAGCAAGGTGGTTCAGGCTCAAGATCTACACAACGGTGTCGATGTCTGCCTCAAGATTATCAAGAACGACAAAGATTTCTTTGATCAGAGTTTAGACGAGATCAAACTCCTAAAACATGTCAATAAGCATGACCCTGCTGATGAACATCACATCTTGCGCCTGTATGATTACTTCTACCACCAAGTAAGAGATCTTAAAATACATTCTTGTTCATAAGAAGTCTCTAATGCTTGAGAATCTGTAAACAGGAACATCTGTTTATCGTCTGTGAACTTCTCAGAGCAAACTTATATGAGTTCCAGAAATTCAACCAAGAATCCGGAGGAGAACCATACTTTAATTTAAGCAGACTTCAGGTTATAACGAAACAGTGTATGGATGCTCTTGTGTTCCTTCATGGACTAGGAATCATACATTGTGATCTCAAGCCAGAGAATATACTTATAAAGAGTTACAAGAAATGCGAAGTGAAAATCATTGATCTTGGAAGCAGTTGTTTCCACTCTGACAACTTGTCCTTGTATGTACAATCACGTTCCTATAGAGCTCCTGAAGTGATTCTTGGACTTCCATATGATGAGAAGATTGATTTATGGTCTCTTGGGTGTATTTTAGCAGAGCTTTGCTCTGGTGAGGTACAATCTAGTTACCATTATAAGCTTTGTCTATATACAGAAACTAGTAATAGCAAGAATTCATTTGTTTTTCAGGTTCTGTTTCCAAATGAAGCAGTAGCGATGATATTGGCTCGGATTGTTGCGGTTTTAGGTCCTATAGAAACGGAGATGCTAGAGAAAGGTCAAGAGACGGATAAGTACTTCACCAAAGAGTTTGATATTTACCACTTAAACGAGGTATTTTTTTTTATCTTGATTTAACTGTAAGAAGTAAGGCGTTGTTGCTAGAATCTGATTCATTATGGTTGTTGTGTTGGTGTTATAGGAGAGCAATGAGGTTGAATACATAATCACAGAAGAGTCTTGCTTGGAAGATCAGTTACATGTTAGTGATGAACTGTTCTTGGATTTTGTAAGAAGTCTACTTGAGATCAATCCATTGAGACGTCCAACAGCTCTTGAGGCACTTAACCACCCTTGGCTCTCTTCTTCTTCTTACAATTGATTTTTGAGTTTTTATTGGCTTCTTGTGTTGCCTTGTTCTGTCTGATTCTTTGTTTCTGTTCTGTTTTTCTTTTCTTGATCTTGATTTTGATTTTGGTTTTGATTTTGATTTTGATTTTGATTTTGATTTTGATTTTGATTGTGTTTTTGTTTTGTAATTGTGTGATTAATTGTGTATAGAACTGTTTACATTAATTTCACATTGTAAATAAAATATATGTTTGGTTGGTCTATAGATCCAAACTTAAAAAAAAACTAAATATTGGACCAACGACCATGATGTTAATACTATAATGACAAAATAGGATACATCATTCATTGTTTCTACTCTCTGTACCAAATGCCAATAATGGGTTGTGGTAGTTAGAACAAACTTCCAATGTAGCATATACCGTAATACATATCATAAGAAATATATTTTTTGATAAATATCATAAGAAATAGATACTAACAAAAAACACATACTAACAAAGCAATAATTAGTAGTTTCTTTTTGCATATCATTTTATGGACTATATGCATTGCAAAATGTCAAAGGTATATAATACGAAAGTGATGTGCTGCAAAAGAAAAAAAAGAATATTGATGAAATTTTTTATTTATGTCGTAATAATAATTTAGGTATGCTAGTAATGCTACTGTGTATAGATTAAAAACCAAATAATAAAAAAAATATGCTGACAGAAATTAAATTTTGTTTATATTCTTAAGAATGCTATCGTCTTATATAAATGGGTAAGTTTTAAATATATGACTTAGAAAATATATGATTAGAAAAGTTTGACATTATTTTTTATTTGATCTCTTTTGACTAAAAAGTTTGACATTATAGCATGGCATGAAATTTTATTTTGAGTATGTTAATTGATATACGATATGTTTTCTTAACTATCTGGTCAGCTAGATATATTATTGCATGTCCTGAATATTAACAGTTAACGTAATTTCTTATTTATTTAGAAATAAAATGCAATTAAATTAAGTGACTTAAAGACCAATAAACATTTGTTATGTAAGAAAAAACCTTGGTTGATGAGATGCACTCTTATCTGAGTGTTGCCAATATGTTGCACATGGTCTTTCTATAGGAAGCATATACGAGGAAACTCAATTAAGAAAGTAGCTATTGGTAGTGTTTCTTAATAAAGTAGTCTGAGATCTGGACATTAGTAAATGCGTATGAGACGTCTAGTCTACCTGCTAATTTACGTACACAGTACTGAAGCTGGATTGGTACGAGCTAGTGCATATCATCAACCAAGGTTTTTTCTTACATAACAAATTTTTATTGGTCTTTAAGTCACTTTATTAAATTGCATTTGAACAAAAGAAAAAATTAATTGCATTTGTTCGTGTGCAAATAATCTCACTTTCCTGAATGAAAAATCAATGCCAAAATGTGACCCGCTCTATCTACTGGACTTGTCAG
Proteins encoded in this window:
- the LOC106339477 gene encoding serine/threonine-protein kinase ppk15 isoform X1 — encoded protein: MAVDVESVLQFLRRNGLTEAESALRDDINEKNQLASFDFEKFLFPIPPPIRTTVEDSGDNGSKSSSSDDEFVSLDSSTSGFCSSSGFVNPYGDGSSSSSESQSQFGTARTYPEWSEFYSQTNNKEETEDEEEEEEEFMSPAFRESDFFICLATTQDKFITDNQFENKLGVYDTSEGSQTETSLDYLDKSFLIKNLEDDYIGLDDKTAQLEEEEDAKDNDDLKAGDQVDVIDEEVNVVHDLEEEEYEVFDLRIIHWKNRTGFEENKDLPIVLNSVIGGRYYITEYIGSAAFSKVVQAQDLHNGVDVCLKIIKNDKDFFDQSLDEIKLLKHVNKHDPADEHHILRLYDYFYHQEHLFIVCELLRANLYEFQKFNQESGGEPYFNLSRLQVITKQCMDALVFLHGLGIIHCDLKPENILIKSYKKCEVKIIDLGSSCFHSDNLSLYVQSRSYRAPEVILGLPYDEKIDLWSLGCILAELCSGEVLFPNEAVAMILARIVAVLGPIETEMLEKGQETDKYFTKEFDIYHLNEESNEVEYIITEESCLEDQLHVSDELFLDFVRSLLEINPLRRPTALEALNHPWLSSSSYN
- the LOC106339477 gene encoding probable serine/threonine-protein kinase dyrk2 isoform X2; its protein translation is MAVDVESVLQFLRRNGLTEAESALRDDINEKNQLASFDFEKFLFPIPPPIRTTVEDSGDNGSKSSSSDDEFVSLDSSTSGFCSSSGFVNPYGDGSSSSSESQSQFGTARTYPEWSEFYSQTNNKEETEDEEEEEEEFMSPAFRESDFFICLATTQDKFITDNQFENKLGVYDTSEGSQTETSLDYLDKSFLIKNLEDDYIGLDDKTAQLEEEEDAKDNDDLKAGDQVDVIDEEVNVVHDLEEEEYEVFDLRIIHWKNRTGFEENKDLPIVLNSVIGGRYYITEYIGSAAFSKVVQAQDLHNGVDVCLKIIKNDKDFFDQSLDEIKLLKHVNKHDPADEHHILRLYDYFYHQEHLFIVCELLRANLYEFQKFNQESGGEPYFNLSRLQVITKQCMDALVFLHGLGIIHCDLKPENILIKSYKKCEVKIIDLGSSCFHSDNLSLYVQSRSYRAPEVILGLPYDEKIDLWSLGCILAELCSGSVSK